The Candidatus Nitrospira nitrosa genomic sequence GGAATCCCCGAGTGAGGTTACTGGCGCCGAGGGCCACGATTCGTGCCATCTCCCCTCATCCAGGTCATGGAGTCGGAGGACAGGTCGTTTGCCTTGTATCTCTCCCCGGCCCCTTCGTGACTTCGATTCGTGCGACCCCTTTGACATTGGCACAGAGATCGCCCAGCCCCGGCGTCACCAGACGGAACGGCCCACCGTTCGCATCCGGTAGCGCTGTGCCTTGAAGCTCATAGACCAACACCCCAAATTCTTTCGCCTGTTGCAGTGTCAGACAGGCCGAGTACGTTCCGTCCGATGCATGGAAGACAACATGATCTGCATCGATCGCCAATGCCGGAACATCCAGGAGCCCCTTCAATCGAATCCCCAGCCCCTGCATCCCGGGCATGACGGTGGAAATATCCAGCTGATGCTCTGCGGGCAGCGCCGCAAGTGCGACACGATCGAAGGCAACCGACTGGATGACAGCCCCCTCGATCCGAACTCGACCACGACCGGTCGGCTCCTTCTCCGTGATCGCCTTGATCATCGCCGTCAGGGCTTCGTTGACCGGCGTGGGAATCCCAAGCTCCCGCCCCTTCTGAACAATGAAGCCGTTGAGGTAGTCGATCTCGGTTCGTCGTCCCGCTTTCCAATCGTCATACATCGACGTATGAATATCGCGAATTTCCTGCGTCGCTTTCACGACTCGTTCCGGCATATCCGGCGGCAACGGAACCTTCATCGCCGCCGAAATCGCCGCAACTTCACCGACGATCTGCCTGATCACGCCCGTCATTTCCGGATGGTCGAGTGCCTTCGCCACATGATCGTCGATGAGCACGGTGATCGGATTGAAGACACAATTCCAACACATCTTCTCCCACTTACTCCGACGAATGTCTTTGGACAGATGACAGGCAATGTTCGCCGATGCAAACACATCACGGATGGCAAGCAGGCGGTCACTCTCATATCCCATCAATTCGCCGATGGCGACCGTGCCTTTCTTGTAATGGTCGATCACACCCGGCGCTGCGATTTTCGAATAGATGTACGCCACACCACCAACGACGCAATCGCGTTGGAGTCGTGCCAGGAGCCTGTCTTCGGTATCGATTCCGTTCTGTAACGTCAGGATAACCGTCTTCTCCGTGATGGCCGGTTCGAGCTGAGTCAGCACTTCGTCGAGATCATAGGCTTTCACAGCGAGCACGATCAGATCCGGCTGAGGAAGCTCACGTACATCTACGGCGACCTGTGGCCTCACCGTAAAGGTTCCGTCGGCACTGCGTATCGTCAATCCATTCCGTTTCACGGCCGCCAGCGTCTTGGGCCGCAATAGGAACGACACGTCGGGATTCACCTTGGCCAGTCGAGCCCCGAAAAATCCACCAACCGATCCAGCCCCGACCATCAAAATCTGTTTCATACGCCTATCCTCATATTGCGTGCGAACGGAGGGTACTATAGCATGCGGCTGTGCGACGACGCAGCCCGCCCGGAGAAGACCGGACAGAGCATGGCACCTGGTTCACATCTTGGACTTGTAAGACAACACCTCGCCACGGCTCGGAACATCACCGTGCTGACCGGTGCGGGCATTTCGGCCGACAGCGGCGTGCCGACGTTTCGCGGCGCAGACGGGTTATGGCGTCACTACCGGGCGGAAGATCTCGCCACACCGGAAGCATTTGAGCGCGACCCGAAACTGGTGTGGGAGTGGTACAACTGGCGGCGCGAGCTGATCGCGACGAAGCAGCCGAATGCTGCCCACGTCGCAGTTGTAGAATTAGAACGTCGCGCTCCGGCCTTCTGGTTGGTGACACAAAACGTCGACGGCTTGCATCGAGATGCCGGCTCACGGAATCTCTCGGAGATTCACGGCAATATCTGGAAAGTCCGCTGCACCGGTTGCAACGCAGTGGACGAGAACCGAGACGTCCCAATTTCCATCCTCCCGTCCTGCTCCCAATGCGGGGCTCTGCTGCGTCCGCATATCGTCTGGTTCGGGGAATCCCTACTCGCGGCGGATCTTGAGCAATGCGCCACGGTCCTGAGACGCTGCGACCTTCTGCTCGTCATCGGCACATCTGGCGTCGTCTATCCGGCCGCTGGCTTTGCTGCTGTGGCCAAGGAAGCCGGCGCATTCGTCGTTGAAATCAACGTGGATCCCACACCGCAATCCTCGTCTGTCGATGTCTCGCTGCAAGGTCGTGCCAAAGACCTCGTTCCGCTCCTACTTGATCCGATCGAGTAATGGGAATAGCTCCACCAGGCTCGTGATGCATGGAACGTCGCCCGGTTGTGTACTCCCGTCACGGTTCA encodes the following:
- a CDS encoding 2-dehydropantoate 2-reductase, which encodes MKQILMVGAGSVGGFFGARLAKVNPDVSFLLRPKTLAAVKRNGLTIRSADGTFTVRPQVAVDVRELPQPDLIVLAVKAYDLDEVLTQLEPAITEKTVILTLQNGIDTEDRLLARLQRDCVVGGVAYIYSKIAAPGVIDHYKKGTVAIGELMGYESDRLLAIRDVFASANIACHLSKDIRRSKWEKMCWNCVFNPITVLIDDHVAKALDHPEMTGVIRQIVGEVAAISAAMKVPLPPDMPERVVKATQEIRDIHTSMYDDWKAGRRTEIDYLNGFIVQKGRELGIPTPVNEALTAMIKAITEKEPTGRGRVRIEGAVIQSVAFDRVALAALPAEHQLDISTVMPGMQGLGIRLKGLLDVPALAIDADHVVFHASDGTYSACLTLQQAKEFGVLVYELQGTALPDANGGPFRLVTPGLGDLCANVKGVARIEVTKGPGRDTRQTTCPPTP
- a CDS encoding NAD-dependent protein deacylase, yielding MAPGSHLGLVRQHLATARNITVLTGAGISADSGVPTFRGADGLWRHYRAEDLATPEAFERDPKLVWEWYNWRRELIATKQPNAAHVAVVELERRAPAFWLVTQNVDGLHRDAGSRNLSEIHGNIWKVRCTGCNAVDENRDVPISILPSCSQCGALLRPHIVWFGESLLAADLEQCATVLRRCDLLLVIGTSGVVYPAAGFAAVAKEAGAFVVEINVDPTPQSSSVDVSLQGRAKDLVPLLLDPIE